One region of Canis aureus isolate CA01 chromosome 31, VMU_Caureus_v.1.0, whole genome shotgun sequence genomic DNA includes:
- the PDCD6 gene encoding programmed cell death protein 6 isoform X2: MAAYSYRPGPGAGPAGGAALPDQSFLWNVFQRVDKDRSGVISDNELQQALSNGTWTPFNPVTVRSIISMFDRENKAGVNFSEFTGVWKYITDWQNVFRTYDRDNSGMIDKNELKQALSGYRLSDQFHDILIRKFDRQGRGQIAFDDFIQGCIVLQRLTDIFRRYDTDQDGWIQVSYEQYLSMVFSIV; encoded by the exons ATGGCCGCCTACTCCTAccgcccggggcccggggctggcCCGGCCGGGGGCGCGGCGCTGCCGGACCAGAGCTTCTTGTGGAACGTTTTCCAGAG GGTTGATAAAGACAGGAGCGGGGTGATATCAGACAACGAGCTTCAGCAAGCACTCTCCAACG GCACATGGACTCCATTTAATCCAGTGACTGTCCGCTCCATCATAT CTATGTTTGACCGAGAGAACAAAGCTGGTGTGAACTTTAGCGAGTTCACTGGCGTCTGGAAGTACATCACAGATTGGCAGAATGTCTTCCGCACCTACGACAGGGACAACTCTGGGATGATCGACAAGAACGAGCTCAAGCAAGCACTCTCAG GGTACCGGCTCTCTGACCAGTTTCATGACATCCTCATTCGCAAGTTTGACAGACAAGGACGGGGGCAGATTGCATTTGATGACTTCATCCAGGGCTGCATTGTCTTGCAG AGGTTGACAGATATATTCAGGCGTTACGATACGGATCAAGACGGCTGGATTCAGGTGTCATATGAACAGTATCTGTCCATGGTCTTCAGCATCGTATAA
- the PDCD6 gene encoding programmed cell death protein 6 isoform X1, with amino-acid sequence MAAYSYRPGPGAGPAGGAALPDQSFLWNVFQRVDKDRSGVISDNELQQALSNGTWTPFNPVTVRSIISMFDRENKAGVNFSEFTGVWKYITDWQNVFRTYDRDNSGMIDKNELKQALSGFGYRLSDQFHDILIRKFDRQGRGQIAFDDFIQGCIVLQRLTDIFRRYDTDQDGWIQVSYEQYLSMVFSIV; translated from the exons ATGGCCGCCTACTCCTAccgcccggggcccggggctggcCCGGCCGGGGGCGCGGCGCTGCCGGACCAGAGCTTCTTGTGGAACGTTTTCCAGAG GGTTGATAAAGACAGGAGCGGGGTGATATCAGACAACGAGCTTCAGCAAGCACTCTCCAACG GCACATGGACTCCATTTAATCCAGTGACTGTCCGCTCCATCATAT CTATGTTTGACCGAGAGAACAAAGCTGGTGTGAACTTTAGCGAGTTCACTGGCGTCTGGAAGTACATCACAGATTGGCAGAATGTCTTCCGCACCTACGACAGGGACAACTCTGGGATGATCGACAAGAACGAGCTCAAGCAAGCACTCTCAGGTTTTG GGTACCGGCTCTCTGACCAGTTTCATGACATCCTCATTCGCAAGTTTGACAGACAAGGACGGGGGCAGATTGCATTTGATGACTTCATCCAGGGCTGCATTGTCTTGCAG AGGTTGACAGATATATTCAGGCGTTACGATACGGATCAAGACGGCTGGATTCAGGTGTCATATGAACAGTATCTGTCCATGGTCTTCAGCATCGTATAA